One Pseudoalteromonas sp. UG3-2 DNA window includes the following coding sequences:
- the secG gene encoding preprotein translocase subunit SecG gives MYEILMVVYLVVALALIGMVLIQQGKGADMGSSFGAGASSTVFGSSGAGNFMTKSTTVLATIFFVLSIVLGNLTTGQIKKSDEWENLEAPAATTAPAASDVPATEKNPASDIPN, from the coding sequence ATGTACGAAATTCTAATGGTTGTTTACTTAGTTGTGGCATTAGCATTAATTGGTATGGTGCTAATCCAGCAAGGTAAAGGCGCAGATATGGGGTCATCGTTCGGTGCTGGCGCATCGTCAACTGTGTTTGGCTCGTCTGGTGCTGGTAACTTTATGACTAAGTCAACAACGGTTTTAGCAACGATCTTCTTCGTATTAAGCATCGTGCTTGGCAACCTGACCACAGGTCAGATCAAAAAGAGTGATGAGTGGGAAAACCTAGAAGCGCCAGCCGCGACAACGGCGCCTGCTGCTAGCGACGTTCCAGCAACAGAGAAAAATCCAGCTTCTGATATTCCTAACTAA
- a CDS encoding TonB-dependent receptor produces MITVLPRLGLSAISAAVLAAVTFPSTAVAEQADDAKQEKQVFEKIEVTARKRTESLFETPTAITSIGAGDIDKANISNLDDIGKFVPNLNITRYGVGNAAHASVFIRGIGLQDHVITTDPGVGVYVDGVYLGRQMGSNLSLPNVERVEVLRGPQGTLYGRNTLGGAVNVITKQPDAEEIATVQAKIGSRGRLATDIYTSQSLTDDLSFSASASYKQRDGVGKAINLANPEKEIGEEQELSGRLAVKWQASSDVVVTAAFDAVDNESGQSPYTIELTEPLDPNDPKNGDFPLLDASMLPNNPDDLATTVAGIESTDYSGWGGAVTAEWQATDTYAVKFIASKRSSEYTGGLDDDAVALNLSEFPEEGGADQHSFELQLNGTYDTWDFVSGLYYFNEDGFTSSGPFVFSPWNTPNGLMNDGVTASFGDYGYFDINQETDAYAAYINASFDITDLLSIGGGLRYSEDKKAADAMFPSFTERKFVTAEFDEVTWDINAAYQLTRDINVYAQVQKGYQSGGFPPRPFNGPAQFTVFDETKAINYEVGFKGQVHDNVSMMVAAFVTDYTDLALPFNDPTAGSGFVTTVENAGESKAQGIELETTVAITDDFSVRSSIGYLDSEITHVDDGVVGIGEGDVPALTPRWTVMVAPTYFYDLDHGATITVNGSYSYRSDMQGQSVTRASEHIESRELLGFNVSYTNADGDMEVTLYGENVLNEVYDVGRLQQSGFVGVMRSNDRSEFGLKFKKEFWLD; encoded by the coding sequence ATGATTACAGTTTTACCTCGCCTTGGTTTATCTGCGATTTCAGCTGCGGTACTTGCAGCCGTTACCTTCCCTAGCACAGCAGTTGCTGAACAAGCGGATGATGCTAAACAAGAAAAACAGGTCTTTGAGAAAATCGAAGTAACCGCACGTAAGCGTACCGAAAGCCTTTTTGAAACCCCAACTGCCATTACGTCTATTGGCGCCGGCGACATTGATAAGGCGAACATCAGCAACCTTGATGACATTGGTAAGTTTGTACCAAACTTGAACATCACCCGCTATGGTGTTGGTAATGCCGCTCATGCATCCGTATTCATTCGTGGTATTGGCTTGCAAGATCATGTTATCACTACCGACCCAGGTGTGGGTGTTTACGTTGATGGAGTGTATCTTGGTCGCCAGATGGGCTCAAACCTGTCGTTGCCAAACGTAGAACGAGTTGAAGTTTTGCGTGGTCCACAAGGAACCTTGTATGGCCGTAATACTCTAGGTGGTGCCGTTAACGTTATCACCAAACAACCTGACGCTGAAGAAATTGCCACAGTACAGGCTAAAATCGGCTCACGCGGTCGTTTAGCAACGGATATATACACCAGTCAGTCTTTAACAGATGATTTAAGTTTCTCAGCGAGTGCGTCATACAAACAACGTGATGGTGTTGGTAAAGCGATTAATCTGGCCAACCCAGAAAAAGAAATTGGTGAAGAGCAAGAGCTCAGTGGTCGCTTAGCAGTTAAATGGCAAGCAAGCAGCGATGTTGTTGTAACGGCTGCTTTTGACGCCGTGGATAATGAATCCGGTCAATCCCCTTATACCATCGAGCTGACCGAGCCACTGGATCCTAACGATCCGAAAAATGGCGATTTCCCACTGCTTGACGCGTCCATGCTACCAAATAACCCTGACGACCTTGCAACCACAGTGGCAGGAATTGAGAGCACAGACTATTCAGGTTGGGGTGGGGCGGTTACCGCTGAGTGGCAAGCAACCGATACCTATGCAGTAAAATTCATTGCCAGCAAACGTAGCTCAGAGTACACCGGTGGCCTTGATGATGATGCGGTAGCGCTTAATTTGTCGGAATTCCCAGAAGAAGGTGGAGCCGATCAGCACTCATTCGAACTACAACTCAATGGTACGTACGATACCTGGGACTTTGTCTCTGGACTGTATTACTTTAACGAAGATGGTTTTACCAGCTCAGGCCCATTCGTATTTAGCCCTTGGAATACCCCAAATGGCCTTATGAATGATGGCGTAACCGCTTCATTTGGTGATTATGGTTACTTCGACATCAACCAAGAAACAGACGCTTATGCGGCGTACATTAATGCCAGCTTTGATATCACCGATTTATTAAGCATTGGTGGTGGTTTGCGTTATTCGGAAGACAAAAAAGCAGCCGATGCTATGTTCCCAAGCTTTACTGAACGTAAGTTTGTTACTGCTGAGTTTGATGAAGTAACGTGGGATATTAATGCTGCTTACCAGCTAACTCGCGATATTAACGTTTACGCACAAGTACAAAAAGGTTACCAAAGTGGTGGCTTCCCGCCACGTCCATTTAACGGTCCGGCACAATTTACTGTTTTTGATGAAACCAAAGCCATTAACTATGAAGTAGGCTTTAAAGGCCAAGTGCATGACAATGTGTCTATGATGGTTGCGGCTTTCGTTACCGATTACACTGATTTAGCTTTACCATTTAACGATCCTACTGCGGGTAGTGGCTTTGTCACTACAGTTGAAAATGCCGGTGAATCAAAAGCGCAAGGTATTGAGCTGGAAACCACAGTGGCAATCACTGACGACTTCTCAGTACGTAGTTCAATTGGTTACCTTGATTCTGAAATCACTCATGTTGACGATGGCGTAGTTGGTATTGGTGAGGGCGATGTCCCAGCATTGACACCACGCTGGACCGTCATGGTAGCACCAACGTACTTCTACGACTTAGACCATGGCGCCACTATCACGGTTAACGGCAGTTATTCTTATCGTTCAGACATGCAAGGTCAATCGGTTACCCGTGCAAGTGAACACATTGAATCACGTGAACTACTTGGCTTTAATGTTTCTTATACTAATGCTGACGGTGACATGGAAGTGACGTTATACGGTGAGAACGTATTAAACGAAGTGTACGACGTAGGTCGTCTGCAGCAAAGTGGCTTTGTGGGCGTAATGCGCAGCAATGACCGCAGTGAATTTGGTCTGAAATTCAAAAAAGAATTCTGGCTAGATTAA
- the glmM gene encoding phosphoglucosamine mutase, which produces MTTRKYFGTDGVRGMVGEFPITPEFAMKLGWAAGKVLSERGTKKVIIGKDTRISGYLLETALEAGLIAAGINVVLLGPMPTPAVAYLTQTFRAEAGIVISASHNPYHDNGIKFFAGDGRKLPDEVELAIEAKLDEPMTCVASEKLGKAKRLETADGRYIEFCKSQFPKDLSLEGLKVVLDCANGATYHIAPSVMRELGAEVIPTACDPNGVNINDNCGATHVEALKKAVLEHQADVGIAYDGDGDRVMMVDHDGHVFDGDDIVYIIACQADSDGSLGGGVVGTVMSNMGLENALKARGIAFARSKVGDRYVMELLGEKGWKIGGESSGHVLNLDLISTGDGIVSSLQVLAAMVAQNKTLKDLGEGFSKYPMKMINVRYSTAADPTEQPSVKAVVAEVEAQLAGKGRVLLRKSGTEPVVRVMVEAQQQKQVIDFAQKIAEVVETVSN; this is translated from the coding sequence ATGACAACAAGAAAGTACTTCGGTACAGATGGTGTAAGAGGCATGGTGGGCGAGTTTCCCATTACCCCTGAATTTGCAATGAAGTTAGGTTGGGCTGCAGGTAAGGTATTATCTGAACGTGGCACCAAAAAAGTCATTATCGGCAAGGATACGCGTATCTCAGGCTACTTGTTAGAGACGGCATTAGAGGCTGGACTCATAGCTGCGGGTATTAACGTGGTGTTACTTGGGCCAATGCCTACCCCTGCAGTGGCGTATTTAACGCAAACGTTTCGAGCTGAAGCGGGAATTGTGATCAGTGCCTCACACAACCCATATCATGATAACGGGATTAAGTTTTTTGCTGGTGATGGTCGCAAATTGCCGGATGAAGTTGAGCTGGCCATTGAGGCTAAGCTGGATGAGCCTATGACCTGCGTTGCCTCGGAAAAACTGGGTAAAGCCAAGCGTTTAGAAACTGCAGATGGCCGTTACATTGAGTTTTGTAAGAGCCAATTTCCCAAAGATCTTTCACTTGAGGGCTTAAAAGTGGTACTGGATTGTGCCAATGGCGCAACCTACCATATTGCTCCGAGTGTGATGCGCGAGTTGGGTGCCGAAGTGATCCCCACGGCCTGCGATCCAAATGGGGTAAATATTAACGATAACTGCGGTGCAACTCACGTCGAAGCATTGAAAAAGGCTGTTCTAGAACATCAAGCTGATGTGGGTATTGCCTATGATGGCGACGGTGACCGAGTAATGATGGTGGATCACGATGGTCATGTGTTCGATGGCGACGATATTGTTTATATTATTGCATGTCAGGCAGACAGCGACGGCAGCTTAGGTGGTGGTGTGGTCGGCACGGTTATGTCGAACATGGGTTTGGAAAACGCATTGAAAGCTCGTGGCATTGCCTTTGCGCGCAGCAAAGTCGGTGACCGCTATGTGATGGAGTTACTAGGAGAAAAAGGCTGGAAGATCGGCGGTGAAAGTTCAGGTCATGTGTTGAACCTAGACCTGATCAGCACTGGTGATGGCATTGTCTCTAGCCTGCAAGTGTTAGCCGCCATGGTGGCACAAAATAAAACCCTAAAAGACTTAGGGGAAGGTTTTAGCAAATATCCGATGAAGATGATCAACGTGCGTTACAGTACCGCAGCGGATCCCACAGAGCAACCATCAGTGAAAGCCGTAGTTGCTGAAGTTGAAGCGCAATTGGCTGGTAAAGGTCGTGTCTTGTTACGCAAGTCAGGGACGGAACCGGTGGTGCGTGTCATGGTGGAAGCGCAACAGCAAAAGCAGGTCATCGATTTTGCTCAGAAAATAGCTGAAGTTGTTGAAACTGTGAGCAATTAA
- the yhbY gene encoding ribosome assembly RNA-binding protein YhbY has protein sequence MTLSNKQKQFLKGLAHDLNPVVLLGANGLTEGVMAEIEQNLDIHELIKVKVPTNDRETKQLIFEAIVRETKAHKVQSIGHIIVLYRQSEDKKIQLPRQ, from the coding sequence ATGACCTTATCAAATAAACAGAAGCAGTTCCTAAAAGGGCTGGCTCACGACTTAAACCCAGTAGTTCTTCTTGGCGCTAATGGCCTAACAGAAGGCGTCATGGCGGAAATTGAGCAAAATCTCGATATTCATGAATTGATTAAGGTAAAAGTACCGACCAATGACCGTGAAACCAAGCAGTTAATTTTTGAAGCCATCGTTCGCGAGACCAAAGCGCACAAAGTACAAAGCATTGGCCACATCATCGTGTTGTATCGCCAAAGCGAAGACAAAAAAATTCAACTGCCTCGCCAGTAA
- the folP gene encoding dihydropteroate synthase encodes MYELRLPRSRRLALSQPQVMGILNVTPDSFSDGGQFNHLDNALQQAQSMLANGATILDIGGESTRPGAPDVALAEELDRVIPVIKAVRASSDCVISVDTSKAEVMQQAIEAGADIINDVRALQEPRALDVAARYPEVPICLMHMQGQPRSMQNNPHYDDLFSDISQFFRARIAACEAAGIDKGRLILDPGFGFGKTLAHNVALLGGLKTFSTFDLPILAGLSRKSMFGQLLTRDTHERLPASLAGALLCAQQGANIIRVHDVKETSDVINVWLASVNGVTQ; translated from the coding sequence ATGTACGAGCTTCGTTTACCCAGATCACGTAGGTTGGCACTTTCTCAGCCACAAGTGATGGGGATCTTGAACGTAACACCGGATTCGTTTTCTGATGGTGGCCAATTCAATCATCTCGATAATGCCTTGCAACAAGCACAAAGCATGTTAGCGAACGGCGCGACGATATTAGATATTGGTGGCGAGTCAACACGACCTGGAGCACCCGATGTGGCATTAGCCGAAGAGCTTGACAGGGTGATCCCAGTGATTAAGGCGGTGCGAGCAAGTTCTGATTGCGTTATCTCTGTTGACACTAGCAAGGCCGAAGTAATGCAACAGGCAATCGAGGCGGGGGCCGACATTATTAATGATGTACGTGCATTACAAGAACCTCGAGCACTCGATGTTGCCGCTCGCTATCCTGAGGTTCCTATTTGTTTAATGCATATGCAGGGGCAACCTAGATCGATGCAAAATAATCCTCATTATGATGACTTATTTTCAGACATCAGTCAGTTTTTTCGCGCCAGGATAGCCGCATGTGAAGCCGCTGGAATAGATAAAGGTCGATTGATCTTAGACCCAGGGTTTGGTTTTGGTAAAACACTTGCCCACAACGTTGCATTATTGGGTGGTCTTAAGACGTTTAGTACGTTTGACTTACCCATTCTTGCTGGACTTTCAAGAAAGTCGATGTTTGGGCAACTACTCACTCGGGATACTCATGAACGTTTGCCAGCCAGTTTGGCGGGTGCCTTGCTTTGTGCACAGCAAGGAGCGAACATTATTCGCGTTCATGATGTGAAAGAAACAAGCGACGTTATTAACGTATGGTTAGCGTCGGTCAATGGAGTTACTCAATGA
- the tpiA gene encoding triose-phosphate isomerase: MSSRKPIVAGNWKMNGSKSLINDIAAALNGQTFQADVIVFPPAMLIEQAANQGLTVGTQTVSEYEKGAYTGETQAALAKSLGATYTLVGHSERRAIYGESDTDVANKFGHAQQHGLTPILCVGETEEERESGLTEEVVARQINAVISKLGIAALANSVIAYEPVWAIGTGKTASPEQAQAVHKFIRDLLAKQDQQIAMALPLLYGGSVNEQNSELLFAQQDIDGGLIGGASLKPESFKAICQSAKG, translated from the coding sequence ATGTCATCTAGAAAGCCAATTGTCGCTGGTAATTGGAAAATGAACGGCTCGAAAAGCCTAATTAACGACATTGCTGCGGCACTAAACGGTCAAACGTTTCAAGCTGATGTGATTGTTTTCCCTCCTGCAATGCTTATTGAGCAAGCAGCCAATCAGGGGCTCACCGTTGGAACGCAGACTGTATCAGAGTACGAAAAAGGCGCCTACACAGGGGAAACCCAAGCGGCACTTGCCAAATCTCTTGGGGCAACGTATACACTGGTTGGACACTCAGAACGCCGCGCTATTTATGGCGAAAGCGACACTGATGTGGCAAACAAGTTTGGTCATGCTCAACAACACGGTTTGACACCTATTTTGTGTGTTGGTGAGACCGAAGAAGAAAGAGAAAGTGGCCTAACAGAAGAGGTTGTCGCAAGACAGATAAATGCCGTTATCAGTAAATTAGGTATAGCGGCACTGGCAAACTCTGTGATAGCATACGAGCCGGTTTGGGCCATAGGCACAGGTAAGACAGCGTCTCCTGAGCAAGCACAAGCGGTACACAAATTTATTCGTGATTTGTTAGCAAAACAAGACCAACAAATCGCGATGGCATTGCCACTTTTATATGGTGGCAGTGTGAACGAACAAAACAGTGAATTATTATTCGCACAACAGGACATAGATGGCGGACTTATCGGCGGTGCAAGCCTTAAGCCTGAAAGTTTCAAAGCCATCTGTCAAAGTGCAAAAGGATAA
- the rlmE gene encoding 23S rRNA (uridine(2552)-2'-O)-methyltransferase RlmE, with the protein MANKKHSASSKRWLKEHVEDPYVHEAQKRGYRSRAVFKLEEIQQKDKLIRKGMTVVDLGAAPGSWSQYLAEEVDINGQVIACDILPMDSLAGVDFLQGDFREEAVLDALLDRIDGKNVDVVFSDMAPNMSGNMTVDQSGSMYLVELALDMCHQVLKPNGAFAVKVFQGEGFDQFVQEVRKCFKVVKIRKPKASRPRSREVYIVATGYKL; encoded by the coding sequence ATGGCAAATAAAAAACATTCCGCCAGTTCGAAACGTTGGTTAAAAGAGCACGTAGAAGATCCCTATGTTCATGAGGCACAAAAACGCGGTTACCGTTCTCGTGCAGTGTTTAAGCTTGAAGAGATCCAACAAAAAGATAAATTAATCCGCAAAGGCATGACGGTGGTTGACTTAGGTGCTGCACCGGGGAGTTGGTCGCAATACCTGGCAGAAGAAGTAGATATTAATGGTCAAGTCATTGCCTGTGACATCTTGCCTATGGATTCTTTGGCTGGAGTCGACTTCTTGCAAGGGGATTTCAGAGAAGAAGCTGTGCTGGATGCCTTGTTAGATAGAATTGACGGAAAAAATGTCGATGTGGTGTTTTCAGACATGGCGCCTAATATGAGTGGCAACATGACAGTCGATCAATCAGGCAGTATGTACTTGGTTGAGCTAGCACTGGATATGTGTCACCAAGTTTTAAAGCCAAACGGCGCATTTGCTGTTAAGGTGTTTCAAGGCGAAGGCTTTGATCAATTCGTACAAGAAGTACGTAAATGCTTTAAGGTGGTGAAGATCCGCAAGCCAAAAGCGTCACGACCACGTTCGCGTGAAGTTTATATAGTGGCGACGGGCTACAAACTGTAG
- a CDS encoding serine hydrolase domain-containing protein: MKSLILTIVGVLCLSWSQLGLANAGNEQWSQFLKRYSKQVERKLKEKSVPGAALSIVHIQHGSYAVGFGRTKSRSGRAVDANTRFRLASVSKTFAGSLTAKLASDGYFAIDDKVSRYLPEIAHGDYQQVKLYHLLSHSSGLVPNAYDNLIESRMDYPQIVERLLQVKALCQPGDCYGYQNVMFSLIGDVIKQATQMSYQQWLDEFIFAPLNMHDAGLGYEHMTLDDNFAWPHVRGRKRWHTARLKQHYYKVLPAAGVNASASDMSQWLKAQLGLYPNVLSPDALSKQSVPYTLTKRELRRRVWRKHVEEAYYGLGWRIYRYDGQLLYYHSGWVQGYRTDVVVIPSLGIGFSLLLNAESGVINQLTNDFIVQALKVKERLLPVLTEQEIAAIKAEEQALLQAVVSSSQKTPNE; encoded by the coding sequence ATGAAGTCGCTAATTCTCACAATCGTCGGCGTTCTTTGTCTAAGTTGGTCTCAACTTGGACTAGCAAACGCTGGCAACGAACAATGGTCACAATTTTTAAAGCGCTATTCTAAGCAAGTCGAGCGCAAACTAAAAGAAAAATCGGTACCCGGTGCGGCTTTGTCGATCGTGCACATTCAACACGGCAGTTATGCTGTGGGGTTTGGCCGTACCAAAAGCCGTTCAGGTCGGGCGGTGGATGCCAATACGCGATTTCGCTTGGCGTCGGTATCAAAAACCTTTGCCGGCAGCCTAACCGCTAAGCTGGCCAGCGACGGATATTTTGCCATTGATGATAAAGTATCACGCTATTTACCTGAAATTGCACACGGCGATTACCAGCAGGTTAAATTATATCATTTACTAAGCCACTCCAGTGGTTTGGTACCGAATGCCTACGATAATCTAATTGAGTCCCGTATGGATTATCCGCAAATTGTTGAACGTTTACTGCAGGTAAAAGCCTTATGCCAACCTGGTGACTGTTACGGTTATCAAAATGTGATGTTTAGCTTGATTGGCGATGTGATTAAACAAGCCACCCAAATGAGCTATCAACAATGGTTAGATGAGTTTATTTTTGCGCCGTTAAATATGCATGATGCCGGCCTTGGTTATGAGCATATGACTTTGGATGACAACTTTGCCTGGCCTCACGTTCGTGGCCGCAAGCGTTGGCACACAGCAAGATTAAAGCAGCACTATTATAAAGTGTTGCCAGCGGCTGGGGTGAACGCCAGTGCCAGTGATATGTCGCAATGGTTAAAAGCGCAATTGGGCTTGTATCCAAATGTGTTGTCACCCGACGCACTGAGCAAACAATCGGTGCCTTACACCTTGACCAAACGCGAATTAAGAAGACGGGTGTGGCGCAAACACGTTGAAGAGGCCTATTATGGCTTAGGCTGGCGAATTTACCGCTACGATGGTCAATTACTTTATTATCACAGTGGTTGGGTACAGGGCTATCGCACTGATGTGGTGGTGATCCCAAGCTTGGGGATTGGTTTTAGTTTACTGCTTAATGCTGAAAGTGGTGTCATCAATCAATTAACCAATGACTTTATTGTGCAAGCGTTAAAGGTAAAAGAGCGGTTGTTACCAGTGCTAACGGAGCAAGAAATTGCAGCAATTAAGGCTGAGGAGCAGGCGCTGTTACAAGCAGTGGTGTCTTCATCACAGAAGACACCAAACGAGTAG
- the ftsH gene encoding ATP-dependent zinc metalloprotease FtsH: MAKNLILWLVIAVVLMTVFQSFNGGEQYDRQTSYTQFVKDVRSGSVREVSIDRQTGVISGVRSSGDRFQTVIPLTDLDLVNDLLKNDVNIKGVAPEEQSFLANIFISWFPMLLLIGVWIFFMRQMQGGGGKGAMSFGKSKARLMSEDQVKTTFSDVAGCDEAKEDVTELVDFLRDPSKFQKLGGSIPKGVLMVGPPGTGKTLLAKAVAGEAKVPFFTISGSDFVEMFVGVGASRVRDMFEQAKKAAPCIIFIDEIDAVGRKRGAGMGGGHDEREQTLNQMLVEMDGFEGNEGIIVIAATNRPDVLDPALLRPGRFDRQVVVGLPDIRGREQILNVHMRKVPLDDNVEASVIARGTPGFSGADLANLVNEAALFAARGNKRKVSMAEFDAAKDKIMMGAERKSMVMSEEEKEMTAYHEAGHAIVGRLVPEHDPVYKVSIIPRGRALGVTMYLPEQDRVSHSKQHLESMLSSLYGGRIAEAIIYGDDKVTTGASNDIERATDIAKKMVTQWGLSPKLGPQMYLEEQSEMYMGGGSHRMAGISDETAKLIDAEIKDFIDRNYSRAEQILKDNIDILHSMKDALMKYETIDALQIDDLMERRDVRPPRDAHDSKPEKKEAQPKVEEKPESKAEEPQNDDGNDSSSNSELDDKS, from the coding sequence ATGGCTAAAAATCTAATACTCTGGTTGGTTATAGCGGTTGTACTGATGACCGTATTCCAGAGCTTTAACGGTGGCGAACAATACGATCGTCAAACGAGTTACACACAGTTTGTAAAGGATGTGCGCAGCGGCTCTGTGAGAGAGGTCAGTATTGACCGTCAAACAGGGGTGATCAGTGGCGTGCGTTCAAGCGGCGACCGCTTTCAAACCGTGATACCATTGACTGATTTAGACTTGGTTAATGACCTATTAAAGAACGATGTCAACATCAAAGGTGTGGCGCCTGAGGAGCAATCTTTCTTAGCCAACATCTTTATTTCATGGTTCCCAATGTTGTTATTGATCGGGGTATGGATTTTCTTCATGCGCCAGATGCAAGGCGGCGGTGGTAAAGGTGCCATGTCGTTTGGTAAAAGCAAAGCCCGGTTAATGAGTGAAGATCAGGTGAAAACCACTTTCTCAGACGTTGCTGGCTGCGATGAAGCCAAAGAAGACGTGACCGAGCTGGTTGACTTCCTACGCGACCCATCGAAATTCCAGAAACTTGGCGGCAGCATTCCCAAAGGCGTCCTAATGGTAGGCCCTCCTGGTACTGGTAAAACGCTACTGGCAAAAGCGGTGGCGGGTGAGGCGAAAGTGCCATTCTTTACCATTTCAGGTTCTGACTTTGTGGAAATGTTTGTGGGTGTAGGTGCTTCTCGAGTACGAGACATGTTCGAACAGGCCAAAAAAGCCGCACCATGTATTATTTTCATTGATGAAATCGATGCCGTAGGCCGTAAGCGTGGCGCTGGTATGGGCGGTGGTCACGATGAACGTGAGCAAACGCTAAACCAAATGCTAGTGGAAATGGATGGCTTTGAAGGCAATGAAGGCATCATTGTGATTGCTGCGACTAACCGTCCAGACGTGCTTGACCCGGCGCTGTTACGACCAGGACGTTTTGACCGTCAAGTGGTGGTGGGACTGCCTGATATTCGTGGCCGTGAGCAAATCCTTAACGTACACATGCGCAAAGTGCCACTTGATGACAATGTTGAAGCATCAGTAATCGCGCGTGGTACACCGGGTTTCTCTGGTGCTGACCTTGCCAACTTAGTTAACGAAGCGGCGTTATTTGCTGCTCGTGGTAATAAGCGCAAAGTGAGCATGGCCGAATTTGATGCTGCGAAAGATAAAATCATGATGGGTGCAGAACGTAAGTCCATGGTGATGAGCGAAGAAGAAAAAGAGATGACGGCATACCACGAGGCGGGTCACGCCATCGTTGGTCGCTTAGTACCAGAGCACGACCCGGTGTACAAAGTCTCTATTATTCCTCGCGGTCGCGCGCTGGGTGTAACCATGTATCTACCAGAGCAAGACCGAGTAAGTCATTCGAAACAGCACTTAGAATCCATGCTATCCAGCCTGTATGGTGGCCGTATCGCTGAAGCCATTATCTATGGCGACGACAAGGTCACAACCGGCGCCAGTAACGACATTGAACGCGCTACTGACATCGCGAAGAAGATGGTGACGCAATGGGGCTTAAGTCCGAAGTTAGGGCCACAAATGTACCTTGAAGAGCAGAGCGAGATGTACATGGGTGGTGGCTCGCACCGCATGGCCGGTATTTCTGACGAGACTGCAAAACTGATTGACGCGGAAATAAAGGACTTTATTGATCGCAATTACAGTCGTGCTGAGCAAATTTTGAAAGATAATATTGATATCTTGCACAGTATGAAAGATGCGTTAATGAAGTATGAAACCATTGATGCGTTGCAAATTGATGACTTGATGGAACGCCGTGATGTCCGCCCACCACGTGACGCGCATGACAGCAAACCAGAGAAAAAAGAAGCACAACCTAAAGTTGAAGAAAAGCCAGAATCAAAGGCCGAAGAGCCGCAAAATGATGATGGCAATGACAGTTCATCAAATTCAGAGCTTGATGACAAATCGTAA